In a single window of the Pocillopora verrucosa isolate sample1 chromosome 4, ASM3666991v2, whole genome shotgun sequence genome:
- the LOC131785272 gene encoding uncharacterized protein: MGFTLGLKSLLILVVAVFNIKQALAKPHNPQELGDGTDHRFPTANITTNQHVEKAAPRQNGDGMEGFLRNFCSDEKGLRDRTMQSFCEAGKYWCQGYVETVCKNLSLACIRGLDQYHPPLCVPRYEWVTIVLGAEGQRRVRRTKACSCA; the protein is encoded by the exons ATGGGATTCACTTTGGGTTTAAAG TCACTGTTGATccttgttgttgctgtttttaatataaaacaAGCCCTTGCAAAACCGCACAACCCACAAGAATTGGGTGACGGAACAGACCACAGATTCCCGACCGCAAACATTACGACCAACCAACACGTGGAAAAAGCCGCTCCCAGACAAAATGGAGACGGTATGGAGGGGTTTTTGCGAAATTTCTGCTCTGATGAAAAAGGCTTGCGAGACCGAACAATGCAGTCCTTTTGTGAGGCTGGAAAGTATTGGTGCCAAGGGTATGTTGAAACTGTTTGCAAGAACCTCAGCCTTGCTTGTATCCGTGGCTTGGATCAGTATCACCCTCCTCTGTGTGTTCCACGATATGAGTGGGTAACAATTGTTTTGGGCGCTGAAGGACAAAGACGCGTGAGAAGAACCAAGGCCTGCAGCTGTGCATAA
- the LOC131785265 gene encoding G-protein coupled receptor 12-like, which produces MVATKVHLLMALNGILCSIGTVVNFLVIVVILKNRQMRNELNLLMASLSIADLIVCLIAQPMYIVILGKETTAGFKYAFELTAFIGVHASFNSLTGITVNRMAVLLNPFSYTMSHHRTRLYVSILGGIWGSSIILAYFFTTDSGRKVTPHVHTFMFALFIFTYTYIFWVARKQVRKISSQVQSVSFNHKAAKIKSENSAAKTSAILVTASLICFFPDIVFDWMGIVDKMRFDWAFTLLFLSSSVNPCIYVMRNESFRFALLRTTRCIPVLRDHIISSNRVNPIGLDSTHRSRGGASRKEKGSTVKGQTDCDLEEID; this is translated from the coding sequence ATGGTAGCTACCAAAGTTCATCTTCTGATGGCGCTAAACGGCATTCTATGCTCTATCGGAACTGTCGTCAATTTTCTAGTGATCGTCGTCATTTTGAAAAATCGCCAAATGCGTAACGAACTCAACTTACTCATGGCGAGTTTATCCATTGCGGATTTGATCGTATGCCTGATAGCTCAACCAATGTACATTGTCATTTTGGGAAAAGAGACCACTGCTGGGTTTAAATATGCCTTTGAATTAACGGCTTTTATCGGTGTTCATGCTTCCTTCAATAGCCTCACCGGAATCACAGTAAACAGAATGGCTGTGCTACTTAATCCATTCTCCTACACAATGTCTCATCATCGGACAAGGTTGTATGTAAGCATCCTCGGTGGTATTTGGGGTTCTTCCATAATCCTTGCTTACTTTTTCACCACCGACAGTGGAAGAAAAGTAACCCCACACGTCCATACTTTCATGTTTGCATTATTTATTTTCACCTACACTTATATCTTCTGGGTGGCTCGCAAGCAGGTGCGCAAAATTTCGTCTCAAGTGCAATCCGTCTCCTTCAACCACAAGGCCGCCAAGATCAAAAGCGAAAACAGTGCGGCAAAAACGTCGGCAATCCTCGTGACTGCCTCGTTGATATGCTTTTTCCCTGATATCGTGTTTGATTGGATGGGAATTGTTGACAAGATGAGGTTTGACTGGGCTTTCACCCTCCTGTTCTTAAGTTCATCGGTAAATCCTTGTATTTACGTCATGAGAAACGAGAGCTTTCGCTTCGCACTACTGCGAACAACACGTTGCATTCCCGTTTTGAGGGATCACATCATTTCATCCAATCGGGTAAATCCAATTGGTTTGGACAGTACTCATAGATCTAGAGGAGGAGCGTCGAGGAAAGAAAAGGGAAGCACTGTAAAAGGACAAACCGATTGTGATCTTGAAGAAATCGATTAG
- the LOC131785255 gene encoding chymotrypsin B, which translates to MFFLFSVLVAFLAPSICHGCGKRPFHSTRVVNGQNAAPHSWPWQVSLRKDGMHICGGSLIKPNWVVTAAHCVYKNKYPGFYRVVVGAHKRLGFTSIEKAFRVKAIHLHEEFTMETLKHDIAVLELRGSATISDKVSTVCLPTEEPKPGTKCFITGWGLVSESEQANILQQGEMPIVSNDDCAKKYTRFDSKAHLCAGKGQESNSAGCRGDSGGPLVCEQGNSWYLHGAVSFGKKGCLPTAYTVFARITTYIPWIMNKIGGSPPLPATPPPPATPPKPSPPKPGPGCRDSQTYCPRYKHYCIKYPSFRKDCPKTCHAC; encoded by the exons GATGTGGCAAAAGACCATTCCATTCTACACGAGTGGTAAATGGGCAAAACGCTGCACCTCACTCGTGGCCATGGCAGGTATCTCTACGTAAAGATGGAATGCACATCTGTGGTGGATCTCTGATCAAACCCAACTGGGTGGTTACTGCGGCTCACTGTGTCTACAAGAATAAATATCCAGGATTTTACAGAGTTGTTGTAG GTGCCCACAAACGCCTTGGATTTACTTCGATTGAAAAGGCGTTTCGGGTTAAGGCCATTCACCTGCATGAGGAATTTACTATGGAGACTCTGAAACATGACATTGCGGTTCTTGAGCTCAGAGGCTCAGCAACGATCAGTGATAAGGTCTCCACAGTTTGCCTTCCCACTGAGGAACCGAAGCCTGGGACGAAGTGTTTTATAACAG GATGGGGCCTTGTTTCAGAGAGCGAACAAGCGAACATCTTGCAACAAGGGGAGATGCCTATAGTGTCGAACGACGATTGTGCAAAGAAATACACTCGGTTTGATAGCAAGGCTCACTTATGTGCTGGGAAGGGACAGGAAAGCAATTCAGCTGGTTGCCGTGGCGATAGTGGAGGTCCACTTGTGTGTGAACAGGGTAACTCTTGGTATCTGCACGGTGCTGTTAGCTTTGGCAAAAAGGGATGTTTGCCGACCGCCTACACTGTATTCGCAAGAATCACAACTTATATCCCGTGGATTATGAATAAAATAG GAGGGAGCCCGCCACTACCAGCGACGCCACCCCCACCAGCAACACCACCCAAGCCGTCTCCACCGAAACCAGGGCCTG GTTGCCGAGATAGCCAGACATATTGCCCCAGGTATAAGCACTACTGCATTAAATATCCGAGTTTCAGAAAGGATTGCCCCAAAACCTGCCATGCTT gTTAA